In Rhodothermia bacterium, the genomic stretch ATGAGCCTTATCTGATTTTGGAGGGCTTTATGGCCAGAACACCTCGTGGACGGGTAGCGATGCCCCGCGCCTACGATCATTTTGGGATTCTGCCTTCGCCTAAGCAGTCCGATCTTTTTGGAACATCCTAATGATGATTGGTCTATAGAAACAGGTTGTAACTAAAGAAATTTCCCTAAAAAAATGTGTCAAGGATAAAACTTTTGACGGTTTTTATTCGTTGTAGGGAAATGCTAAATCAGAAAAACCATGAACCTTAAAACTTTGAGCCGAACAGCTATGCAACTCACGTTAAGAACTGCTCTGTTGTTTGGGAGCGTTTTCATGCTTTCCGCTTGTCGAGAACAGGCACAATCGCAACAGTTTAAGGATGCAAAACCGCAACAAGTAGAACAAACGAGCCGTGATCGCGCCTCAATCAACATTGATCAATCACGCCAGACGGCGATTACCAATGCCGTAAAAGTGGTTTCTCCCGCAGTGGTAAGCATTAATGTTACAGAACTAAGGGAATACCGCGATCCTTTTTTTAATGATCCTTTCTTTTCGCAATTCTTTAGAGGCCGGACGGAGCCGCAATATCAGGAAGTCAAGAGCTTAGGTTCCGGCTTTTTGATCTCGCCGGATGGTTACATTGTCACCAATGACCATGTGGCGGGAAATGCCACTAAAATTACGGTTGCCTTTCCAGATGGCTCCAAACGTGAAGCCCAATTGGTGGGTACGGATCGCATCACGGATTTGGCCTTGTTAAAGGTAGAGACAGACAAGCCACTTCCTTATTTATCCTTTGCCAACTCGGAAGACGTGATGGTGGGTGAATGGGTGATTGCCTTCGGAAATCCATTTGGCCTTTTTGAGGCGACACAGCCCACCGTAACCGTGGGTGTGGTGAGCGGACTTAACCGGAACTTAGGCCCAACCCAAGGGCATTCGTACAAAGGGATGATCCAAACCGATGCTTCGATCAATTCAGGGAATTCGGGTGGCCCACTGATGAACGCCATCGGACAAGTGATTGGGGTGAATACGGTCATTTATACCCAATCTGGCGGTTCTGTTGGGGTTGGTTTTGCCGTCCCAGCCAATAAAGTACAAGAAGTGATCGGGCAACTCAAGAAACGTGGTTCAGTAACACGGGATGTTTATACGGGGCTTCAGGTACAAGACATGAATCCGTATGTGGCGCAACAATATGGCCTGCCCAGTTTAATTCTTGTGAAGGGTGTACAAAAAAATTCTCCTGCGGCCAAAGCTGGTTTTCAGGCAAACGATGTGATTCTTAAGATCAACAACGAGAACGTCACCAACCAAGAAGAGGCTGGCTTGCAGTTGGCTGGCTACCGTGTGGGAGACAAAATTACCGTTACCGTCTGGCGCGAAGGCCGAGAAGTGACCCTCAATATGGTACTTGGTAGGCTACAAGCACAGGGTGCAATGTAGGATTGAGGTTTGTTGCAAGCGTGGGTTACAATGGCTCAAACCCCATAACGCGCGCTTAGTTCAACATCAGATGGCCAAACATGTCTTGGTAATCCACCATCGAGGCTTCGATGACTTTATAGGCTTCTTCTCTTCCGTATTGTTTTGCAATATGGACATGGACTTCTTGGCCCGGAACCAATTTGTAGGTGGTGAAATAATGAACCAAGCGGTTGACAAGCATGGTTGGGAGGTCGCCTAAGTCGCGGCAATGCGCCCAAACCTCGTCATTGTCTAAGACGGCAATAATTTTATCATCGGCCTCGCCATTATCCACCATTTGCAAACCTCCAACAACCCGTGCATTGAGCAGGATTTCGGATTTGTTGATGGGACGCTCCGAAATTACGCAAATATCTAAGGGGTCTCCGTCGCCATGAGTTGCATCGGGAGCCAACTTGCTTACGCGCGGCCCGCAATAGGTACGTGGAATAAAGCCATACAAAGTGGGTGGCAGAGAAGAAGTACGCTGGGGTCGATCCACCTTAAGGTAGCCTGTATTCTTATCCACTTCATATTTTATGAGGTCGAAAGGCGTGATTTCTATGTACGCTTGAACAACTTCTGGAGCGTTTTGGCCCGTATCCAATCCATGCCAAGGGTGTGGCCGCCAAAGATGATAATTTTTTTGAGACATCTGTTTTCTTGCATTAAGCTCTAAAAAGGCAAGATAGCAAAAGGACTGTACAACTTCGTTACTAAACATTTTCTCCTTGTAAAATCAGTCATTTCTCGATTTTTATAAAAAAACTTAACACTGTTCTTCATCTTAACCACATTTTATTCGCCCGTCTATGCACAATTCGCGATTTTATGCTAAACAACTTCGTTGTATCCCAATCCCTAACCCTTACCCAAATGTACACGATTACCCCTTCTAAAGGTTCTCTCGAAGAAATAGAACTGATGGACAAAATGGATGCGCTCCGCACCTTGGAGCCGGAAGTAGAGGAGATGATGCAAACCCATTTACAGAAAAGACGGCTTTGGTTCTCCTCGGACTTTTTGCCCGCCGATGAAAAAGCGGTAGATCCTGAAAACGAGACGTTCTACAACCGACTGCGGGAACGCGCCCGCTCATTGGGAGATGCCGCTCGTGTTTCGTTGATTGTGAATCTACTCACAGAAGAAGGACTGCCACACTTCCACCGCATTATCTCGACGTATTTGGGAGATCAGAGCGTGTGGGGACGTTGGAATAACATGTGGACTGCAGAGGAAGACCGACATGGGGCAATTCTGCGGGATTATATGCGCGATTCCCGAATTGTGAATTGGAGCCTGGTAGAACACATGCAGTATGCCTATCAAGAAGCGGGCTTTAATCCCTCGTGGGATAAAGACCCTTATCGGGTATTTGTTTATACCTCGCTTCAAGAGCGGGCCACCCAATATGCACACCGCAACACGGCAAAATATGTGGGTGATGACGAACCCGTCTTCCAAAACATTGCCAAGAACATTGCTGCCGACGAAGCTAAACATTTTCAGTTTTACCGAAATGTTTTTAGCAAAATTTTGACGATGGATCCCAATCGTGCCCTGCAATCGGCTTTGGCCATTATGCCCAGTATAGATATGCCGGGATACAGAATGCCCAATTTTAAAGAAATGGCCGATGTGATCCGCCGTGTTGGCATTTACACACCTTGGGACTATAAAGAAATTGTAGAAGAAGCCATTGCTTTTTGGCGCATGGAGCACCTGACCGGGCTTAGCGAGGCGGGTAGGGTAGCCCAAGAAAAGATCCTTGCCATCCCAAAACGCCTCCAGCAAATTGCCGAGTACATCGAACGCAGAACCGTCAGCAAAACGTTCTCTTTTGATTTTATCTATGGACGCTTAATCGCCTTTACCGGATAGAGAGTATTTGTTATCAAAGCCTCTAAAACTACCTTTGGGGGCTTTTTTTGCTCTTTGCTGCCTTGAACACTTGTTTGGAGAAGCGTTTTACGCAACAACTGCCACGCACTTTGACAAATTGGATTCCGCAAAGCCTTCATGCGAGAATAGCCATACCGGAATGCTTGTCGAGGAATATATCAAAAACAAACGCGCCGGCGCTCACGAGGTCTCTTGGAGATAGACTTCCTCGTAGGGCTGAACGACCACAAAGCCCTCTCCAGAGAAAACCATCTGGATGCTTTCCCCGCTACCACGACCCAGAAAAGTGCCGAACGAAATATCGGTACGGATTTCCGGTTGTAGGCTGGCCGCCCATGCTACAGTGGCATTGGGATCGGTGACGACGGGCATATTGGGCGTAACGTGCAATGTAAGCGGCTCGTAATGGGTGGTGATGGCGATATAGCCCGTTCCTTCGAGGCGAATATTAAACAAGCCTCCGGCCAACATCCCCGCCACCTTTTTTAGCATGGTGATATTGTAACGAATGGTAGGATCGAAGGCCAAAACATCATTTCCATTAACACAAATGGCCTCGTTTTCCAAGTGAATGACCGAGATTTTTTTACCCCGATCTGCCAAAAACAGTTCGCCCGTTCCTTCGGCCTTGGTCAACGAAGCGCCCTCGCCCGTCAGGGCTTTTTTGACGAACATCCCCAAGCCACGTTCCAACATGCCTTCGCGTTTGAAGCCGATATTGCCCCGATATGCCGTCATAGCACCCGTTTTCATCCATGCGGTTCCTTTCAAGTCCACTTTGAGCATATAGGGACTTTCCAACTGAAATGCTTCTGGTAAGTCTGCATCTTGGCTACTCTTGGATAAGAAGTTCTTTAAGGAATAAACACTCATTTTCTTTGGCTTTAGGATGGGAGAGGTGTTAAAAGATACGCTTTTCATAGGCAGTAGTTACGGGTATTATGACGCTTCACGTTCATTTCATTGCAAGATCCTGTATAGACTTGGCAGGTGGGTGGGTAGAACGGTAAAGCCTCGTTGGGGCGACCTCTAATAGAAACCCGTCTCCAACACACAACATACACGTTTTACCATCGTTCAGGGCTAAAGCCCCATTTGTTATTGGTACTCGTATCTCAGCCCTGAAGGACGGAGTTAATGTCTTGTTATGCGTATTTTGCTTGATGCCTCCGTTCTAACTGAAGACATTGCTATTTTGTTAACCATTGTTTTTACTTGCTTTACGTCTCTATTTAGACAAGCTACTTTGCCACACGTTTTCCGTCTTGAAATTAACCCCATACTTCAGCGTGGGGGTTTCGTGAAACGGATATAGCTTTCGGCTTTAGCCATGACTTTTAAGTTTCTAATCGGGATTCAGCCTTATCAGGGCGACATATTAACATGATGAAGGTATAGCTGGCGGGGCCAATCCTATGCCAAGCGGTTCTTGCACATTCACCTCGGATGTTAAACCGGCCAACCATTAACACTTTCCCGTAAAAGTCCATACTGAATTATAAAATGCCATAGGTTTTCTGTTGTAGTTTGGCGAGGTGGTAAGCTCACCATTAACCTGCTGAAGTAAATGATATTATTTATTGACAACTACGATAGCTTTACGTACAACTTGGTGCATTTGGTAGGGAGTATAACGCCAGACCTGAAGGTTGTCCGAAACGACGAGCTAACGGTGGCGGAAATTCAGGATATTGCGCCCGCCGGTATTTTATTGTCACCCGGCCCTGGACGCCCAGAAGAAGCGGGGGTAATGCCGGAGTTGATTCGTAGGATGGGTGAACATACACCGATGTTCGGGGTTTGTCTGGGACATCAGGCTATTGGGCAAGCCTATGGCGGGACGGTGACCTACGCAAAAACGTTGATGCACGGCAAAATAAGTCCGGTTTTACACCAAAACAGGGGCGTATTTGAAGGTGTCCCCAATCCATTAGACGCCACACGTTATCATTCTTTGGTGGTGGATCGTGAGACGCTACCCGACTGCTTTGAGGTGACGGCTTGGGTTGAAGATGGAACGATTATGGGGATTCGCCACCGAAGCCATCCCATAGAAGGGGTACAATTCCACCCCGAAAGTGTAATCACCTTACAATCTGGCGGTGGCAAAATCATTGAAAACTGGGTAGCCTGTGTTCTTCAAACGGCATGAAGTCAATTTCTGTCATATGGTTGTTTTTAATGGGTATTGTTGGGTGTAGCAATAACCCAGCAGGCAAATTTGGAACATATTTGGGCTATTATGGCGGTGGTTATCCCAATTATTTTATCCCAAAAGACTTCCCAACAGAGCGTTGGATGGTGGATGCTCCCCAGTCTGCGGCCTTAAAGGCGCAATACCGCCATTTCATAGAAACCAGTAGGTTACCGCAGGTTGAGGCCATGCGACAGGAAAACCTCCAACGGGCATACGAAGACCTGATGATGCTTGGTTTTGCAGGTGGGTACATCGAAATGACGTATCGTGGAATGCCCGGACATAGGCACGGAGGTGGCTTTGGCCCACGAAGCACGTTCGATCGGGTATTTACGGGGAAGCCGCATGAGATGATCCGCCTTGTTTTTCCTAAACCGGACGAGAAATGGCCGTAACCAAACGCCTTTTGATCCTGATAACAGGCCTTTTTTATACCTCTTGCCACTTTCATCCACGTCCGGGGCAGGTAATAACAGTGCATGGATGGTACAACAGCAAGATGTATAGCTACTTCATCCCATCTGCATTTCCAGAGGAACGCTGGTCTTTGGCTGGGGATGGCGGCTTTGCGAGTGCCAGAATAGCGGTGTTTTCAGCCTCACGCGACTCTTTGAAAACCCTTTATGGTGTAGATCGCGAAGATGTTTTGGACGTACAAGGGATGTGGATGGAAGCCATTGTACGTGGTAAACTTTCCACAAAAGGGCAGTTTTGCAAACACATTCTCTGTACCTATCAATTGGATTTATTGGAGGTAAATCTTGTGCGCCCCGCCCATAAGAATCCAGAAGAAAAACAACAACCATAGGCCCGTTTGTTTATGAAACAATTCCTTACTGCATTGGCCGAAGGCCAGCCGCTCAGCCGTCACGAGGCCGAGGAATCCATGCACCTCTTAATGCGTGGCGAGGTCTCCGAAGTGGAAATGGCCGCTTTTTTGATGGGCTTGCGTAGCCGTGGCGAGACCATCGAGGAACTTACGGGGTTTGCTCAGGTCATGCGCGAATATGCCGTACCTATCCGTTGCGAAGACCCCGATGCGATAGATGTTTGTGGTACGGGTGGCGACCGTAGCGGCACGTTTAACGTCTCGACAACGGTGGCTTTTGTTTGTGCGGGAGCCGGTGTCACCGTTGCGAAACACGGAAACCGATCGGTTTCCTCTCTATCTGGCTCTGCGGATGTCTTGCAGGCACTTGGCGTAAAAACGGCCTTAGAAAAAGAGGCGGTGGAGTATTGCCTTGCCGAGGTTGGAATTGCTTTCATTTTTGCCCCTTTGTTCCATCCTGCAATGCGGCATGTGATGCCTGTTCGCCGCGCATTGGGCGTAAAAACATTTTTCAACATCTTAGGCCCCTTGTGCAATCCGGCACAAGTCAAG encodes the following:
- a CDS encoding trypsin-like peptidase domain-containing protein; the protein is MQLTLRTALLFGSVFMLSACREQAQSQQFKDAKPQQVEQTSRDRASINIDQSRQTAITNAVKVVSPAVVSINVTELREYRDPFFNDPFFSQFFRGRTEPQYQEVKSLGSGFLISPDGYIVTNDHVAGNATKITVAFPDGSKREAQLVGTDRITDLALLKVETDKPLPYLSFANSEDVMVGEWVIAFGNPFGLFEATQPTVTVGVVSGLNRNLGPTQGHSYKGMIQTDASINSGNSGGPLMNAIGQVIGVNTVIYTQSGGSVGVGFAVPANKVQEVIGQLKKRGSVTRDVYTGLQVQDMNPYVAQQYGLPSLILVKGVQKNSPAAKAGFQANDVILKINNENVTNQEEAGLQLAGYRVGDKITVTVWREGREVTLNMVLGRLQAQGAM
- a CDS encoding inorganic pyrophosphatase; its protein translation is MSQKNYHLWRPHPWHGLDTGQNAPEVVQAYIEITPFDLIKYEVDKNTGYLKVDRPQRTSSLPPTLYGFIPRTYCGPRVSKLAPDATHGDGDPLDICVISERPINKSEILLNARVVGGLQMVDNGEADDKIIAVLDNDEVWAHCRDLGDLPTMLVNRLVHYFTTYKLVPGQEVHVHIAKQYGREEAYKVIEASMVDYQDMFGHLMLN
- a CDS encoding acyl-ACP desaturase, translated to MDKMDALRTLEPEVEEMMQTHLQKRRLWFSSDFLPADEKAVDPENETFYNRLRERARSLGDAARVSLIVNLLTEEGLPHFHRIISTYLGDQSVWGRWNNMWTAEEDRHGAILRDYMRDSRIVNWSLVEHMQYAYQEAGFNPSWDKDPYRVFVYTSLQERATQYAHRNTAKYVGDDEPVFQNIAKNIAADEAKHFQFYRNVFSKILTMDPNRALQSALAIMPSIDMPGYRMPNFKEMADVIRRVGIYTPWDYKEIVEEAIAFWRMEHLTGLSEAGRVAQEKILAIPKRLQQIAEYIERRTVSKTFSFDFIYGRLIAFTG
- a CDS encoding AIM24 family protein, whose product is MSVYSLKNFLSKSSQDADLPEAFQLESPYMLKVDLKGTAWMKTGAMTAYRGNIGFKREGMLERGLGMFVKKALTGEGASLTKAEGTGELFLADRGKKISVIHLENEAICVNGNDVLAFDPTIRYNITMLKKVAGMLAGGLFNIRLEGTGYIAITTHYEPLTLHVTPNMPVVTDPNATVAWAASLQPEIRTDISFGTFLGRGSGESIQMVFSGEGFVVVQPYEEVYLQETS
- a CDS encoding aminodeoxychorismate/anthranilate synthase component II, coding for MILFIDNYDSFTYNLVHLVGSITPDLKVVRNDELTVAEIQDIAPAGILLSPGPGRPEEAGVMPELIRRMGEHTPMFGVCLGHQAIGQAYGGTVTYAKTLMHGKISPVLHQNRGVFEGVPNPLDATRYHSLVVDRETLPDCFEVTAWVEDGTIMGIRHRSHPIEGVQFHPESVITLQSGGGKIIENWVACVLQTA
- the trpD gene encoding anthranilate phosphoribosyltransferase, which codes for MKQFLTALAEGQPLSRHEAEESMHLLMRGEVSEVEMAAFLMGLRSRGETIEELTGFAQVMREYAVPIRCEDPDAIDVCGTGGDRSGTFNVSTTVAFVCAGAGVTVAKHGNRSVSSLSGSADVLQALGVKTALEKEAVEYCLAEVGIAFIFAPLFHPAMRHVMPVRRALGVKTFFNILGPLCNPAQVKRQLVGAFSKDVAHTMTEILARLGSQSVVAVHAHDGLDECSTSTTTDIFRYQIGQNLVQESITPEQFGLQRIDPLLLKGGDAKENAGILKAVLSGESGPPREIVLLNAAYALWTSGKYANVEAAFTAAKTSIDGGAALAKLNALIRTSNR